A window from Toxoplasma gondii ME49 chromosome IX, whole genome shotgun sequence encodes these proteins:
- a CDS encoding hypothetical protein (encoded by transcript TGME49_288970) — protein sequence METEGRLTVYSAFKSIPPDPPFKFKEDTLPPLSSQEAPESPSSPSTDSWDVFITPLDDCFRKGNKKEGGRSHDSMRRTGECDSSEDTREATCRKEMLLQALQAVEVNFYRKSSLLLRYVA from the coding sequence ATGGAAACCGAGGGCAGGTTGACAGTGTACTCGGCTTTCAAAAGCATTCCTCCCGATCCACCATTCAAATTCAAGGAAGATACTCTCCCCCCTCTATCGTCACAGGAGGCCCCTGAAAGTCCCTCGTCGCCTAGCACAGATTCATGGGATGTCTTCATCACACCGTTGGATGACTGCTTTCGAAAAGGCAACAAGAAAGAGGGGGGGAGAAGCCACGATAGCATGCGACGAACGGGCGAGTGTGACAGTTCCGAGGACACTCGAGAAGCGACGTGTCGGAAAGAAATGCTTCTTCAGGCTCTTCAAGCTGTCGAAGTGAACTTTTATAGGAaatcctctctccttctgagGTATGTTGCGTGA